The proteins below are encoded in one region of Paenibacillus albus:
- a CDS encoding carbohydrate ABC transporter permease, whose amino-acid sequence MIQPYSWSRKLFVGFNYTLLALLSLLCLLPLVNVFSVSLSSAAAIEAGKVSLWPVDITMKAYEFVARKHEFLISMGISAKRVALGVSINMLLTVLTAYPLSKEAANLRFRTGYAWFFVFTMLFSGGLIPSYMVVRNLHLLDSIWALVLPGALPVFNVILMLNFFRGLPKELSESAFIDGAGHWQTLWRIIVPLSMPSIATVTLFAIVTHWNEWFYGLIYMNDPIHYPLASYLQTIVVRMDMSSISDPSMILLLSQLNDRSVRAAQIFLGMVPVLCVYPFLQRYFMSGMTLGSVKE is encoded by the coding sequence ATGATTCAACCCTACTCGTGGAGTCGCAAGCTGTTTGTGGGCTTCAACTATACCTTGCTTGCGCTCTTGTCGCTTCTATGTCTTCTACCTTTGGTTAACGTCTTCTCTGTTTCTTTAAGCTCTGCCGCCGCGATAGAAGCGGGCAAAGTTTCCTTATGGCCGGTTGATATCACGATGAAGGCGTACGAATTCGTTGCGAGAAAACATGAGTTCTTGATATCGATGGGGATATCGGCAAAGCGGGTGGCGCTGGGCGTCTCCATAAACATGTTATTAACGGTGCTTACGGCTTATCCGCTGTCGAAGGAAGCGGCGAACTTAAGATTTCGAACGGGATATGCCTGGTTCTTCGTCTTCACGATGTTGTTCTCCGGCGGATTGATTCCATCTTACATGGTTGTCCGTAATTTGCATTTGCTGGACAGTATCTGGGCGCTTGTGCTCCCTGGAGCGCTTCCGGTGTTCAATGTTATTCTGATGCTTAATTTTTTCAGAGGCTTGCCGAAAGAATTGTCGGAGTCCGCGTTCATCGACGGCGCCGGGCATTGGCAGACGCTCTGGCGCATAATCGTGCCGCTCTCGATGCCGTCGATTGCAACGGTAACGCTGTTCGCGATCGTTACGCACTGGAACGAATGGTTCTATGGGCTCATCTATATGAACGATCCGATCCACTATCCGCTTGCCAGCTACTTGCAAACGATTGTCGTGCGGATGGATATGTCCTCGATATCCGATCCCTCGATGATTCTACTGTTATCGCAGTTGAACGACCGCTCGGTGCGCGCTGCTCAAATTTTCCTCGGCATGGTGCCGGTGCTGTGCGTATATCCGTTTCTTCAGCGGTATTTCATGAGCGGAATGACGCTTGGAAGCGTTAAGGAATAA
- a CDS encoding ABC transporter permease gives MSRRNWRLEWPLHLMLVPGLIIALIFSYGPMVGIVIAFEDFIPVKGIFRSHWVGLEHFKYIYYLSETREVLRNTVFIAFMKIVGGLVAPLITALLLNEIRIKSFKRTVQTIVYMPHFLSWVIMAGILLDVLSPTSGIVNQFLSWLGFDNVFFLGNDQWFPYVLAGTDVLKEFGFGTVVYLAAITAVNPSLYEAAVLDGANRWKQTLNVTIPAIIPITILLTTLALGNVLNAGFDQVFNLYSPSVYSTGDILDTYVYRIGLASAQYGVATAVGLFKSVISLILISLSYLAAYRFANYRIF, from the coding sequence TTGAGCCGCAGAAATTGGAGATTGGAATGGCCGCTGCACCTGATGCTGGTTCCGGGTCTGATTATTGCGCTGATATTCAGCTATGGCCCGATGGTCGGCATCGTTATCGCATTCGAGGATTTTATTCCGGTTAAAGGAATTTTTCGCTCCCACTGGGTTGGACTCGAGCATTTCAAGTATATCTACTACTTGTCCGAGACGAGGGAAGTGCTAAGAAATACAGTATTCATCGCATTCATGAAGATCGTCGGAGGCTTGGTCGCTCCGCTCATCACCGCGCTTCTGTTGAATGAAATCCGAATCAAGTCCTTCAAACGAACGGTCCAAACGATCGTCTATATGCCACACTTTCTGTCTTGGGTCATTATGGCCGGGATCTTGCTGGATGTGCTGTCTCCGACATCCGGAATCGTGAATCAATTCCTCTCGTGGCTGGGGTTCGATAACGTGTTTTTCCTCGGTAACGATCAATGGTTTCCTTACGTGCTGGCGGGAACCGACGTATTGAAGGAGTTTGGTTTCGGAACGGTCGTCTATTTGGCTGCCATTACCGCAGTAAATCCATCGTTATATGAAGCCGCCGTTCTGGATGGGGCTAACCGCTGGAAACAAACACTTAACGTAACGATTCCTGCAATTATTCCGATCACGATCTTGCTCACAACGCTCGCGCTCGGCAACGTTCTGAACGCTGGCTTCGACCAAGTTTTCAACCTGTACAGCCCGTCAGTCTATTCAACCGGCGACATTCTCGACACTTACGTGTACCGGATCGGACTGGCAAGTGCACAATATGGGGTGGCGACAGCAGTCGGACTTTTCAAGTCGGTCATCTCGCTCATCCTCATCTCGCTGTCTTATCTCGCGGCCTACCGTTTTGCCAATTATCGCATCTTTTGA